The genomic stretch TTCCGGCGCCGGCACCCCGAGCTGCCCCTTGGGCTCCTGCTCTATGCGAACCTCGTCCAGCGGCCGGGGCCACAGGCCTTCTCCCGCCGCCTCGCCGCGGCCGGCGCGGACAGCGTGCTCATCGCCGACCTGCCGCCCGAGGAGGCAGCGCCCTTCGCGCGCGCAGCGAAGACCGCGGGGATCGGTCTCGTCTCCATGGTGACGCCACTCACGCGCCCCGCGCGCCTGGCCGCCATCGCGGCGCGCGGCGGGCCCTACCTCTACGTCGTCAGCCGCGCGGGCGTGACCGGCCGCGATGCCAGCCTCGCCACGACGGCGGCCCCCCTGCTCGCGCGCCTGCGCGCGGTGACGGCGATCCCCACCCTGCTCGGCTTCGGCATCGGCAAGCCGGCGCAGGTGCGCGCGGCGCTGGCGGCCGGGGCCACGGGCGCGATCAGCGGCAGCGCGGCCGTGGA from bacterium encodes the following:
- the trpA gene encoding tryptophan synthase subunit alpha, with the translated sequence MSDSRYAAAFARLAAAREGAFVPFTVLGDPDPETSLAVLESFAAGGADMLELGIAFSDPVADGPTIQAADLRALAAGVTPPVALEVLAEFRRRHPELPLGLLLYANLVQRPGPQAFSRRLAAAGADSVLIADLPPEEAAPFARAAKTAGIGLVSMVTPLTRPARLAAIAARGGPYLYVVSRAGVTGRDASLATTAAPLLARLRAVTAIPTLLGFGIGKPAQVRAALAAGATGAISGSAAVEIIARHAPAGRPGPRARRALLAELADFTAAMKAATRRGGA